The genomic interval TCCAGTAAGGTAACACTGCTGATCAATAATTTATCCGGCGTATACAAAACCATTGCTATGCAGGAAAAAACAGCCTATACCTATGTTGCGGAAGTGCCTGTAGAGCTTACTACACCAGGATTGGTGCAATACCGGATTTTGGTAGAAAAATCAAAAGGGGAGTTTTATACCTTTCCCGGAAACTACAAAGGCTATCCTTATGCCTGGGATTATTATCAGAAGGATAGCTGGCAAACGTATGTGGCCGCAGAAAAATCATCCTTAGAACTATTTAATGCCAGCCGGGACAGAAATCCTACTATTTACCCCAATTTATGGCGCAGCGACGAAAAACAATTTATCACTTCTCAAGAACCAGGTCAATTGGTGTTCAGGCTGGCTTCCAAAGAACTCGGCAATCCAGAACATATAATGGGCTTCCAGCACACGTTTGCTGACAAAATCAAAGGCAGGCAATCAGAACTTGATTCTTTTAAAAGATTAGTAATTAAAGCCCGTACCGGAAATACGCAGCCTGTTCAGATAAAAATAGCCTTGCTCACCATAGATGGTATGGCCTTTTCCTCAACCGTTACCCTTACTTCAGCAATGCAGGAATTAAGCATTCCCTTGGGCAATCTGAAGCCAGATCGGTTTATATTATTACCCAGACCTTACCCTGGTTTTCAGCCTTTCTGGTTTAAATCATCGGCAGCTTATTCCTTTCAAGTGAGCCAGGCAGAGAAACTACAGATCACTATAGGAGAAAATTTGTCTTCATCAGAGTACGAGAAACCCTATAATATCGAAGTAGAATCCATTAGCCTGGAGAATTAGTAACTTATATAGCCCGATCAATTACTTACTGCCTACTACTGATATAATCATTCAGCTTCTTTTCTGGCAATCAGGTTGGCAAAAAAGCGGTATGCTCCTGGTACGCCAGCCGGCAATTGTCTGAAAAATGCATACCCGGTGTATACAAACCTGCCTTTGCCGTAAGGAGAAATGAATAATCCGTAGGGTTGTGCTTTTTCTTTTTCTCCCGGATCTTTCGTAGTGAGAATGGTTTCGTACCGGGTATCCAGACTATCAGCAAAATACAAACCCCGTTCCTGTACCCAGCCTTCAAAGTCTTTAGGCGTGATTTTATTGGGTAGCTGAAATACCTGGTGATCCGGTTTCAAAAATGTAACCGGCGCTTCCTCCACTGTTACTCTTTCTCTGGATAGGCGGAAGGGATAGGGGCCAATTTCATCGGTAACCAGATTATTGCTCACATTGTACTGAATTAATAAAGTACCCCCGTTATTTACATACTGCAATAGTTTAGGCTGGTAGAATTTAAGCCGTTCCTGGGTATTATACGCCCGTACACCGGCAATAATAGCATCAAAGCGGCTTAGAAAATCAGTATCTTTTTGCAGGTCATTATCAGACAACAGCGTAACCTGGTAGCCAATCTGCCGGAGCGAAGCCGGAACATCATCACCAGCGCCCATAATATAGCCAATCTGTTTGCCAGCAATCTGCATATCGGCCCGCACGGCTTTGGCAGTTGCTTCCGGAAATAGCGTTTGTACTGGAATATGTGAGTAATCAATGGTGAGAATGCCTCTGGAAAGAGAAAGTCCTGATGAAGTTTTAATTATAGCCTTAAGCGTTTCACTGGCCGTGTAGGCTGGAGGAGTTACCTGAAAACTTACTCTCATTTCTTCTGCATGCTTTTTCAGTTCAAAAGGAATACTGGCAGGCATTACTTTCCAGGAAGAGGGCAGTTCAAGACTTACTTCGCCACTTACGTTTTCCTTGCCGGCTTTAAGCAATACCTCTACTGTTTTAGCCGATTGATCTGGAAACATGTATACCTTTTCGGCAAGGTTCACCATTACCTGAGGCCGTATCTCCAGCGGACGGTAGAGTTCGCCTTGTACCGGGTCTGTCCATTTGTAGGTAACTGGTTTTGTCCAGGTGAAAGATTGCCCTTCCAGATTGAAAGTAAATTCTACTCCGATTGGAGCCTCATTTTCTGGTTTTCCTACCAATTGCAGATCCTTCACCTGAAAAGTACCCTTTGTAAGCGGCTCCCGTAACCAGTATGGCTGAGTAAAAATAGTAGCAGCCGGAACTTCAATGGTAAACGGGAAGGTTGCAGTTTCATTATTCTTCAGGGGCAGCGCCATGGCTGTATCTTTCTGTGCCCCTACAAAACGAATCTGGCTTACATTTACCGGAAAATCAGACCGTTTTACAATGGACGTATTCACTTTGAGTTTACCAGAAGGCGTACTGGCATAGGCAGTAGCATTGGCTTCGTACCACAAACCGGCACAGGCGGCAATTACTTCTTCCAGCTCCTTCTTTTTTACGCTTATCCAGTAGTTGTCTGTAGGGAGTTGTTGAATTTGTTTATAGGCCTGCAACAATAATGGCAGGCTAGCGGAAGGATTTTCTGGTTTGAAACTTTCGAGGGCTTGCTGTAAGGTTTTACTCAGGCGGCTGCTTCCCGGAATTCGTTTCCAGCTCAGGTCAACTCCATCAAACAAATCTTTGGCCCCCTGCTCTCCGGCCGTATGACGCAGGTAATCGATACGGTTTCCGCGTGCTCTTGCCGAACCAAAGCCCTGGCTTTTATGCATACTGCGGCTCTCGGCAGCAATTTCCGTATAGGATTTCCCCAGTAAGGCATTATAATCACCCAGATTTACTGTTACATAATCATTTTCCTTAGGAGGAGTAGTATTGTTAAAGTTAGGATTATAACTATTCCAGACGATACGTCTGGCTTGCCAGGGTTGTACATACTTGAGTTGTTCGGGAAAACGTTTCGCATCAGCCGCTGCCACAAACGCTTCTGCAGCCAGTACGGAGGAGGCGCTGTGTTGCCCATGTCCTGCCCTTGAATCTGGCGGAAAACGGGTAATGATGACATCTGGCTTAATATTGCGGATCACCCAGACAGCCTCCGACAGGATTTTTTCCTTTCCCCAGATAGACAAAGCTTCTTCGGTAGATTTAGAAAAGCCAAAATCAATGGCACTGGTAAAAAACTGCTCAGCTCCATCGGTCCGGCGGGCTTGCAGCAATTCCTGCGTGCGGATCACCCCAAGCAATTCGGCCTGTTCAGCACCAATCAGATTTTGTCCGCCATCTCCTCTGGTGACGGATAAATAAGCCGTTCGCACGAGCCGGTTTTTCGCCAGATACGAGAGCATCGCAGTATTTTCATCGTCGGGGTGAGCGGCCATATAAAGGGCTGTACCTACTACATTGAGTTTTTTTAAAGCGAGCTGTATTTCTCCGGCAGGATAAGTTTTAGGGGTTTGAGCAAAAGCATTGGAAAGGAGCAAACCGGCCAATAGAACGGCAGCATATATACCTGTATGTTTCATCTCTGATAAAAGGCTTAGCTTACAAGTTTAGCGAATTTATCGCAGAATAGACAGGGCTTAAACAGGGATTGCATGAAATTGCCTAAAGGTGGATTTTAAACCTATATCTATGTATCAATTCACCTACCTAATACCGGAAACTGAGCGATGCGCAACCTGGTACATCCATAAGGTATCAGTACAATTTCCTCTTCCTTGCCAGTTTCTAATCCATAGGTAATACTGTATGGAATAGGTCCGGTCATGTCGTTGTATAATTTCCAGGAAGGGATCTGCTTTGCTTTGGTACGTATTTCAATGGGGGCACTGGCCGGATTCCAGGGATATACGGGCACCTGGTCTTTTTTTGTGACTGTAAATGATGCTGTTAGTTTTTCATCGCTTACCTGGGGAAGACCATAGTTCCAGGTACTTTTCGG from Rhodocytophaga rosea carries:
- a CDS encoding PIG-L family deacetylase; the protein is MKHTGIYAAVLLAGLLLSNAFAQTPKTYPAGEIQLALKKLNVVGTALYMAAHPDDENTAMLSYLAKNRLVRTAYLSVTRGDGGQNLIGAEQAELLGVIRTQELLQARRTDGAEQFFTSAIDFGFSKSTEEALSIWGKEKILSEAVWVIRNIKPDVIITRFPPDSRAGHGQHSASSVLAAEAFVAAADAKRFPEQLKYVQPWQARRIVWNSYNPNFNNTTPPKENDYVTVNLGDYNALLGKSYTEIAAESRSMHKSQGFGSARARGNRIDYLRHTAGEQGAKDLFDGVDLSWKRIPGSSRLSKTLQQALESFKPENPSASLPLLLQAYKQIQQLPTDNYWISVKKKELEEVIAACAGLWYEANATAYASTPSGKLKVNTSIVKRSDFPVNVSQIRFVGAQKDTAMALPLKNNETATFPFTIEVPAATIFTQPYWLREPLTKGTFQVKDLQLVGKPENEAPIGVEFTFNLEGQSFTWTKPVTYKWTDPVQGELYRPLEIRPQVMVNLAEKVYMFPDQSAKTVEVLLKAGKENVSGEVSLELPSSWKVMPASIPFELKKHAEEMRVSFQVTPPAYTASETLKAIIKTSSGLSLSRGILTIDYSHIPVQTLFPEATAKAVRADMQIAGKQIGYIMGAGDDVPASLRQIGYQVTLLSDNDLQKDTDFLSRFDAIIAGVRAYNTQERLKFYQPKLLQYVNNGGTLLIQYNVSNNLVTDEIGPYPFRLSRERVTVEEAPVTFLKPDHQVFQLPNKITPKDFEGWVQERGLYFADSLDTRYETILTTKDPGEKEKAQPYGLFISPYGKGRFVYTGYAFFRQLPAGVPGAYRFFANLIARKEAE